A region of the Bacillus sp. NP247 genome:
AAGGCTGTTAACGTACCGATGTTTACTAAATTCGCTAGTAAATGTAAATCTAAAAGCCCTGCTAATAAAGCTGCAAATACCCCGGTAATCCATGTGTTTAGTAAAGGGATTTTTACTTTTTTATTTACGCGTGATAACGCTTTTGGGAGCAAGCCGTCTCGGCTCATTGCATAAGAAACACGAACTTGTCCATACATAACGACTAAAAGAACGGTTGTCATTCCTGTCATCGCACCAACTGCAAGTAGCCCTGCAATAGTATCTTCGCCAACGAAATGCAGTGCAAATGCAACTGGATCAGAAACATCTAATTGCGTATAAGGAACCATACCTGTTAAAACGAAAGATACGATCATGTATAAAACTGTACAAATAAGAAGGGAACCGATAATGCCAATTGGTAAATCACGCTGCGGTTTTTTCGTTTCTTCTGCCGCAGTTGCGATTGCATCAAAACCTAAAAAGGCAAAGAAGACAGTGGCAGCACCAGTAATAATACCGTCGTACCCGAATGGAATGAACGGTGTCCAATTTTCAGGCTTTACATATTTTGCGCCTGCTATGATAAAGGCGATAATAACTGCTAATTTTATAAGGACCATAATATTATTAATGCGTGCGCTTTCGCGTATACCAAAACTTAAAAGCCCAGTAATGAGAAGTAAAATACAAACAGCCGGTAAATCAATGAGACCACCTTTTCCCGTTCCGGGGGCCGAGGAAATAATGGCGGGAAGGTGTATATTGAATCCTTGAAGCAATGATTGTAAATATCCAGACCAGCCAACAGCTACCGCTGCAACTGCGAGTAAATATTCGAGCATTAAACACCAACCAACGATGAAGGCGACAACTTCTCCTACGGTCATGTATGCATAAGTATAAACACTTCCTGAGACTGGTATAGAAGAAGCGAATTCGGCATAACAAAAAGCTACGCAAGCACAAGTAAATGCAGCAATAAGGAATGATAGCATAATACCAGGACCAGAATGTTTTGCTGCTACAATACCTGTTAATACAAAAATCCCTGTCCCAATTACGGCGCCGATTCCTAAAAACGTTAAATCGAGTGCCGTTAATGTTCTATCTAGCTGCCGTGGTGATTCAGTACTAAGCGCTTTTTTTCGTAATAATGACTTCACTTTGAACTCTCCTCCTTTAGTTTTCATCTCCATAACTGCGAATATAGTACGAGCCCATTGGAAAAGAGTATGTAAGTGAATGAAGATACAGTTATGAGATGTAGTTTTTTTGAAATTTCTGGATTAATCTTATTATAATTGAGAATATTTTGTCAAATAAAACTTTAACAAATAAAATGCCGGCTGTAAGGAGAAACTATGTGCAGAAATAGATGCAGGTTAACAATCAGTAGGGATGAAGAATAACCCACTGACTAAAGTTTTACTTCATATAGTAGGAGAAGATGCTATGTTATTTTATTTTGAACTTGTTGTCATTTTACTTTGTACGAAATTAGCTGGTGATATTAGTGTTAGGCTTGGACAGCCTTCTGTACTTGGTAAATTAATCGTTGGTATTATTATCGGTCCTGCAGTACTCGGTATTATTAATAGTTCTGAACTTATTGATGAGCTTAGCGAAATTGGTGTTTTGTTACTTATGTTTATGGCAGGACTCGAAACTGATTTAGAAGAGTTAAATCGTAATTTAAAATCTGCATTCGCAGTAGCGATGGGAGGAATTATTTTCCCATTCCTTGGTGGGTATTTAGCGGGGCTTGCTTTTGGAATGTTGCAGTCGCATGCGATTTTTTTAGGATTATTACTTTGTGCCACATCGGTTAGTATTTCTGTTCAAACGCTAAGAGATTTAGGGAAAATGAATACGAGAGAAAGTACAACAATTTTAGGCGCAGCAGTATTTGACGATGTGATTGTCGTTATTTTATTAGCGTTTGTCATGAGCTTTTTAGGCACACAAG
Encoded here:
- a CDS encoding amino acid permease, which produces MEMKTKGGEFKVKSLLRKKALSTESPRQLDRTLTALDLTFLGIGAVIGTGIFVLTGIVAAKHSGPGIMLSFLIAAFTCACVAFCYAEFASSIPVSGSVYTYAYMTVGEVVAFIVGWCLMLEYLLAVAAVAVGWSGYLQSLLQGFNIHLPAIISSAPGTGKGGLIDLPAVCILLLITGLLSFGIRESARINNIMVLIKLAVIIAFIIAGAKYVKPENWTPFIPFGYDGIITGAATVFFAFLGFDAIATAAEETKKPQRDLPIGIIGSLLICTVLYMIVSFVLTGMVPYTQLDVSDPVAFALHFVGEDTIAGLLAVGAMTGMTTVLLVVMYGQVRVSYAMSRDGLLPKALSRVNKKVKIPLLNTWITGVFAALLAGLLDLHLLANLVNIGTLTAFTFVCFAVLILRKTHPDLKRGFRAPLVPVLPIVAILCCLYLMINLSKTTWISFAVWLIIGLCVYFFYSRKHSHLANEKTNDEKKNA